Proteins found in one Streptomyces sp. CB09001 genomic segment:
- the gatB gene encoding Asp-tRNA(Asn)/Glu-tRNA(Gln) amidotransferase subunit GatB, with amino-acid sequence MTTTTDLVSYEDALASYDPVMGLEVHVELGTHTKMFCGCSTALGADPNTQTCPVCLGMPGALPVVNATGVESAIKIGLALNCEIAEWCRFARKNYFYPDMPKNFQTSQYDEPIAFDGYLDVQLEDGETFRVQIERAHMEEDTGKSLHVGGATGRIHGASHSLLDYNRAGIPLIEIVTKPIEGAGERAPEVARAYVRELRELIRALGVSEARMEMGQMRCDVNLSLRPHGREKFGTRSETKNVNSLRSVERAARFEIQRHAAVLNDGGTIIQETRHFHEDTGSTTSGRVKEEAEDYRYFPEPDLVPVAPSREWVEEIRSVLPELPLVRRSRLREEWGISGNDMQSILNAGALDPIVATIDAGADAASARKWWMGELARSANESGKALDELAITPVQVARVAELVTKGELNDKLARQVILGVLAGEGTPDEVVDKRGLKVVSDEGALTTAVDEAIAGNPGIADKIRGGKVAAAGALVGAVMKATRGQADAARVKELILEKLGVTEG; translated from the coding sequence GTGACCACCACGACCGACCTGGTGTCGTACGAGGACGCACTCGCGTCGTACGACCCCGTCATGGGCCTCGAGGTCCATGTCGAACTCGGCACCCACACCAAGATGTTCTGCGGCTGTTCGACCGCGCTCGGTGCCGATCCCAACACCCAGACCTGCCCCGTCTGCCTCGGCATGCCCGGCGCGCTCCCGGTCGTCAACGCGACCGGCGTCGAGTCGGCGATCAAGATCGGTCTCGCGCTGAACTGCGAGATCGCCGAGTGGTGCCGCTTCGCCCGGAAGAACTACTTCTATCCGGACATGCCGAAGAACTTCCAGACCTCCCAGTACGACGAGCCGATCGCCTTCGACGGCTACCTCGACGTGCAGCTGGAGGACGGGGAGACCTTCCGCGTCCAGATCGAGCGCGCCCACATGGAGGAGGACACCGGCAAGTCGCTGCACGTCGGCGGCGCGACGGGCCGCATCCACGGCGCCTCGCACTCCCTGCTCGACTACAACCGCGCCGGTATCCCGCTCATCGAGATCGTCACCAAGCCGATCGAGGGAGCGGGCGAGCGGGCCCCCGAGGTCGCGCGGGCGTACGTCCGCGAGCTGCGCGAACTCATCCGTGCCCTCGGCGTGTCCGAGGCCCGCATGGAGATGGGCCAGATGCGCTGCGACGTCAACCTGTCGCTGCGCCCGCACGGCCGGGAGAAGTTCGGCACCCGCAGCGAGACCAAGAACGTCAACTCGCTGCGCTCCGTCGAGCGCGCCGCCCGCTTCGAGATCCAGCGGCACGCCGCCGTGCTGAACGACGGCGGCACGATCATCCAGGAGACCCGCCACTTCCACGAGGACACGGGGTCCACCACCTCGGGCCGCGTGAAGGAGGAGGCCGAGGACTACCGGTACTTCCCGGAGCCCGACCTGGTGCCCGTGGCCCCGTCCCGCGAGTGGGTCGAGGAGATCCGCTCCGTCCTGCCCGAGCTGCCGCTGGTCCGCCGCAGCCGGCTCCGCGAGGAGTGGGGCATCTCCGGCAACGACATGCAGTCCATCCTCAACGCCGGAGCCCTCGACCCGATCGTCGCCACGATCGACGCCGGTGCCGACGCGGCCTCCGCCCGCAAGTGGTGGATGGGCGAGCTGGCCCGCAGCGCCAACGAGTCGGGCAAGGCGCTCGACGAGCTGGCGATCACGCCGGTCCAGGTCGCCCGCGTCGCCGAGCTGGTGACCAAGGGCGAGCTGAACGACAAGCTGGCCCGCCAGGTCATCCTCGGCGTCCTCGCCGGGGAGGGCACGCCGGACGAGGTCGTCGACAAGCGCGGCCTGAAGGTCGTCTCCGACGAGGGCGCGCTGACCACCGCCGTCGACGAGGCCATCGCCGGCAACCCGGGCATCGCGGACAAGATCCGCGGCGGCAAGGTGGCCGCGGCCGGCGCCCTGGTCGGCGCGGTCATGAAGGCGACCAGGGGCCAGGCGGACGCGGCCCGCGTCAAGGAGCTGATCCTGGAGAAGCTGGGTGTGACCGAGGGCTGA
- a CDS encoding MMPL family transporter has protein sequence MAALARWCVQRRLVTVLLWLLALGGVATAATVAGSAYSNDYGIPGTGSDRASRLLESRFPDLGGDSDTIVWHTTSGTVRAADVEQTMTRTLDRIADLPGVAAVTNPYVDPDSPLISENADTAYATVTFAAASQDIDPGQARAVVDAAEAAETDGLRIELGGGAIALTESGGSHLAEAVGVAVAAVVLFLAFGSVAAALLPIATALVSVGTAYAGITLLGHAMTVADFAPMLGTLIGLGVGIDYALFIVTRHRRGLKRGLSVADAAADAVATTGRAVVFAGATVCIALLGMLILRLSFLNGVAVAASLTVLLTVAASVTLLPALLSYIGPRALSRRERRRLAEHGPEPEVPTGFAARWSAFVERHPKLLGALALVVITVVALPTLGLRLGTSDQGNDPQATTTRQAYDLLADGFGPGVNGPLTLVTEVRGAEDRLALDNLDATLRTTEGVSSVTPVMYNSGGNAAYLTVVPESAPQSENTSDLVERLRSEVLPRAEAGTALDVHVGGVTAGYDDFADVIVGKLPLFVGVVIGLGCLLLLLAFRSVGIPLKAAAMNVAAVAAAFGVVVAIFQWGWGSELLGLGSAGPIEPFLPVIMVSVLFGLSMDYQVFLVSRMYEEWLETGDNRRAVRVGLAETGRVINSAAVIMISVFLAFVLSGDRVIAMFGIALAAAVALDAFVLRTLLVPALMHLLGRANWWLPRRLDALLPRISIEPPECRAAHERLAAATDAEVADVLAEEERQRDVRDTTG, from the coding sequence GTGGCAGCCCTCGCACGCTGGTGTGTTCAACGTCGCCTCGTCACCGTCCTGCTCTGGCTGCTCGCCCTCGGCGGCGTCGCCACGGCCGCCACGGTCGCCGGCTCCGCGTACTCCAACGACTACGGGATCCCCGGCACCGGCTCCGACCGCGCCTCCCGGCTGCTCGAATCCCGCTTCCCCGACCTCGGCGGCGACAGCGACACGATCGTCTGGCACACCACGTCGGGGACCGTCCGCGCGGCCGACGTCGAGCAGACCATGACCCGCACCCTGGACCGCATCGCGGACCTGCCCGGGGTGGCCGCGGTCACCAACCCGTACGTCGACCCCGACTCGCCCCTGATCAGCGAGAACGCCGACACCGCGTACGCGACCGTCACCTTCGCGGCCGCCTCCCAGGACATCGACCCGGGCCAGGCGCGGGCCGTGGTGGACGCCGCCGAGGCGGCCGAGACCGACGGACTCCGCATCGAACTGGGCGGCGGCGCCATAGCGCTCACCGAGTCCGGCGGCAGCCACCTCGCCGAGGCCGTCGGCGTGGCCGTGGCCGCGGTCGTCCTCTTCCTCGCCTTCGGCTCCGTCGCCGCGGCGCTGCTGCCCATCGCCACCGCACTGGTCTCCGTCGGGACCGCCTACGCCGGCATCACCCTCCTCGGCCACGCCATGACCGTCGCCGACTTCGCGCCCATGCTCGGCACCCTCATCGGACTCGGCGTCGGCATCGACTACGCCCTGTTCATCGTCACCAGACACCGGCGCGGACTGAAACGGGGCCTGTCCGTGGCGGACGCCGCCGCCGACGCCGTGGCGACCACCGGACGCGCCGTGGTGTTCGCGGGTGCCACCGTCTGTATCGCCCTGCTGGGCATGCTGATCCTCCGGCTGAGCTTCCTCAACGGCGTCGCCGTCGCCGCCTCGCTGACCGTGCTGCTCACCGTCGCCGCCTCCGTGACGCTGCTGCCCGCCCTGCTGTCGTACATCGGCCCGCGCGCCCTGAGCCGGCGCGAGCGGCGCCGGCTCGCCGAGCACGGCCCCGAACCCGAGGTGCCGACCGGGTTCGCCGCCCGCTGGTCGGCCTTCGTCGAGCGCCACCCGAAACTGCTCGGCGCGCTCGCCCTCGTCGTCATCACCGTCGTCGCCCTGCCCACCCTCGGCCTGCGCCTGGGCACCTCCGACCAGGGCAACGATCCCCAGGCCACCACCACCCGCCAGGCCTACGACCTCCTCGCCGACGGCTTCGGCCCCGGCGTCAACGGCCCGCTCACCCTGGTCACCGAGGTCCGCGGAGCCGAGGACCGCCTCGCCCTGGACAACCTCGACGCCACCCTGCGCACCACCGAGGGCGTCTCCTCGGTGACCCCGGTGATGTACAACTCCGGCGGCAACGCCGCGTACCTCACCGTCGTACCCGAGTCGGCACCGCAGTCCGAGAACACCAGCGACCTGGTCGAGCGGCTGCGCTCCGAGGTGCTGCCGCGCGCCGAGGCCGGCACCGCGCTCGACGTACACGTCGGCGGCGTGACGGCCGGCTACGACGACTTCGCCGACGTCATCGTCGGCAAGCTGCCCCTCTTCGTCGGCGTCGTCATCGGCCTCGGCTGCCTGCTGCTCCTGCTGGCCTTCCGGTCCGTCGGCATCCCCCTCAAGGCCGCCGCCATGAACGTGGCCGCGGTGGCCGCCGCCTTCGGCGTGGTCGTGGCGATCTTCCAGTGGGGCTGGGGCAGCGAACTGCTCGGCCTCGGCAGCGCGGGGCCGATCGAACCCTTCCTGCCCGTGATCATGGTCTCGGTGCTCTTCGGGCTCTCCATGGACTACCAGGTCTTCCTCGTCAGCCGGATGTACGAGGAGTGGCTGGAGACCGGCGACAACCGCCGGGCCGTCCGGGTCGGGCTCGCCGAGACCGGCCGCGTGATCAACTCCGCAGCCGTCATCATGATCTCGGTCTTCCTCGCCTTCGTCCTCAGCGGCGACCGCGTGATCGCCATGTTCGGCATCGCGCTCGCCGCCGCGGTCGCCCTGGACGCCTTCGTCCTGCGCACCCTCCTGGTGCCCGCCCTGATGCACCTGCTCGGCCGGGCCAACTGGTGGCTGCCGCGCCGCCTGGACGCCCTCCTGCCGCGCATCAGCATCGAGCCGCCCGAGTGCCGGGCCGCCCATGAGAGGCTGGCCGCGGCGACGGACGCCGAGGTGGCGGACGTCCTTGCGGAGGAGGAACGGCAGCGGGATGTACGCGATACCACTGGGTGA
- a CDS encoding GNAT family protein — translation MYAIPLGDDGAELRPLETWHAEEFLAHLDRGRDFITEHIPFGAKAVDVVSAREVLQAYADRHAADSGFLHGLWLDGTLVGGLLYRVFDAATGVCEIGCWLEPAGTGRGLVTRGARVLIDWAFDERGMHRVEWYASTANTPSVNAARRLGMMREGVLRESFPYRGTRQDMEVWAVLAPEWRAARQARARAAHKDH, via the coding sequence ATGTACGCGATACCACTGGGTGACGACGGAGCCGAACTGCGCCCCCTGGAGACCTGGCACGCCGAGGAGTTCCTGGCCCACCTGGACCGCGGCCGGGACTTCATCACCGAACACATCCCCTTCGGGGCGAAGGCCGTCGACGTCGTCTCCGCGCGCGAGGTGCTCCAGGCCTATGCCGACCGGCACGCCGCCGACAGCGGCTTCCTGCACGGGCTGTGGCTGGACGGCACCCTCGTCGGGGGCCTCCTCTACCGCGTCTTCGACGCCGCCACCGGCGTCTGCGAGATCGGCTGCTGGCTGGAGCCCGCCGGTACGGGCCGCGGCCTGGTCACCCGCGGTGCCCGCGTGCTGATCGACTGGGCCTTCGACGAGCGCGGCATGCACCGCGTGGAGTGGTACGCCTCGACCGCGAACACCCCGAGCGTCAACGCCGCGCGACGACTCGGCATGATGCGTGAGGGCGTGCTGCGCGAGAGCTTTCCCTACCGGGGCACGCGCCAGGACATGGAGGTGTGGGCGGTGCTCGCACCCGAGTGGCGGGCAGCACGGCAAGCACGCGCGCGTGCCGCTCACAAGGATCATTAA